The sequence AGTACATAAAAAAACTCGGAAAATTTACCATTACAAAGGCGAAAAAATTTATAGCAAGAAAACGGCGGAAAAACTTCTTTCTGTTATGCAATCGGATGTTGAAAATGGTACATTCTATATTGAAAAATACGTTTCCAAAGGTTTTTCTGATGTCATACCATTCATTGATGATTGGTTTTCCAACCTGAGTGGATTGTCTCCGGCTACAGAAAAAGGTTATCGTTCATACCTTAAAAATCACATTAAGCCGTTTTTCAAAAAACATGGTCAAATTTCTTTACCTGACATTCAGATTGATATTCTACGTAAGTTTAAAAAAGAACTACATAATAAGGGCCTTAGTCCTAAAATGCAGTCTAATATTATGTTTTGTTTACATACTATTTTGGACGCTGCGTGGATTGCTCGACGTATTCCTGCTATCCCTCCATTCCCAAAGAAAAAAGAGTATGGTTTAACACAGCAACCAATAAAATGGTTACCTGAAGATAGGCAGCTGGCAGTGTTAAACCAAATCCCATATGATCATCAGCCTATTTTTTATTTCTTGAAGTATCATTTACGGCGTCCAGCTGAGGCGTTAGCACTTCATAAGGAAGATTTTTTTGATAATGTTTTTACGATCCATCGTTCAATATCGGCTCGTGTCCTTACTGATAAGACGAAAACCGGTGAAATTCATTCAATTCCATGTCATCCAGATTTTAAACCTTTTATTGATATTGAATTGGATAAACAGAAGCGTCATAGAATTATATCACCTTTCTTTTTTGTTAATCCGTCTGGCCGCACACCAGGAAAAGGGTATAAAGCTGAAACTTTAAATCGTCTTTGGAATAAAGCGTGTAAACAGGTTGGTGAAAATATCCGTTTGTATGCAGGAACCAAACATAGCTCTTGTTCTCAATATATTAATGAGTACGGTTTGTCTGAGTCTGATTTACAGGTAATTACGGATCATTCCCGTTTAGAATCAGTTCGAAATTATGCAAAAACTGAAGTTTCTAAAAAACTGAAATTAATGTCAAAAAATGTCCGCTACCTAAAACAACCTAAAACCAAGAAAGGTGATTTGTAATACTTTGAATATATTGATTTTTTCATCTGCACTTAAGGGTTCGATTCCCATGTGCTTCCGCCATTTTTATAAGCACTATGTAAGCAGTTCAAGCGGTTTTTAATGATTTTCTGATAGTTTTTTTCCTGCACACCTCACCCCAAAACATTTGCCATGCTCCAACGGTATGCCCACCTTGCAGACAAGCGGGTTCAACAAGGCGGTAATGCTACCGGGAACGCCATTAAAAAAAGCCTTGATGTCTAAAAGCGAAAATGATCTATCTCAAAAGGTTGTGAATCTTGAATCTAAAAGATAGAATGAAATAGGTTGCCATGAGCCCAACAATATTACGTGAAAAAGGATATCGGTTCTTCTTTTTCTCTCGGGAAGAAACAAGAATGCATGTGCATGTTAACTGTGAAAATGGAGAGACAAAATTCTGGCTGGAACCTGAAATCGAATTAGCCTAAAATCATCGTTTATCCAGATTGGAACTTAAACAAATTGAAAAATAATCGAGGATAATTATGAACAGTTTAAAGCCGCTTGGCAAAAACATTTCGGGAGTTGAGGTCACCAATATTTCTACCCATGGAATCTGGCTGCTGTCCGGGGACAAAGAATTGTTTCTCAGTTATGATCAATTCCCTTGGTTTAAGGACGTTCCTATTGGAAAGATAATTAATGTTGAAGAACCAAGTCTGGGCCATTTCTATTGGCCAGATCTTGATGTCGATTTGGGGATTGAATCTATTGAACATCCCGAACGTTTCCCACTTGTTTCCAAAGGGAATGCTATCTCCTCAAATTTAGAAACCGCATAACGCGGCTTCATGATAAGGTGATACTATGACCCAGCACTGCCTATCAATCCGCCAGCCTTGGGCGTCGCTTGTGGCGTATGGGGAGCATACCGAGTTTAGGACATGGGATACCAGCTACCGGGGACAGCTCATCATTTGCGCTACGGCAAAAAGGTAGTTCTGGAAGGTGACGAGATGCCACACGGGGTAGCTATTGCGGTTGTTGAGATGACAGGTACACGCAAAGTTAAAGATGGGTACGAATGGATCTATAAACAAAAAAGCAGCATTGCTTGAAGAAGTTGAGCAGTATGAAGCTGAGCTATCAAATATAAAGTCAAAAATAAAAGAGGTATCAAAGCATATCACCTGGGGCAACTTGGAAGATCAAGACAAATTCATGCATCTGCTTCCGAACAGGAAGCGCCTTATGGATACCGTTAAAATGATTGCTTACCGGGCTGAGACCTCAATGGCAGGGATTTTGAAAAGTGAGACCATAGATATGCCGGCAGCCCGCAGGTTGTTGCAGGATTTGTATGCAACAGAGGCAGACCTTCTGCCTGATACAGAAAATAAAGTTTTAACTGTCCGAGTCCATAATGCGTCAAGGCCTGCGGCCAATAAAGCCTTCATCCGTCTATTTGATGAACTGAACTCGGCAGAACTCTGCTACCCTGGTACTAATATGAAGATGGAATATGTACTTGCTCTCAATGAATCTGGGTAGAAGAAATTTTAGGGCTGAGGTGTCAAAATGACTTCCGGCAAATCAAGAGTCCTGAAATTGGGAGGATATAAACCGATTGCACTGATGGAGGATGTTGACATCATGCGCAGGCTTAAGAAAAAAGGATATAGAATCCGTTTCATTTCAGATCCGGTGGCGACCTCGGCCCGGCGATGGAAAAAGGAAGGTATGGTATATACAACCATCCGCAACTGGGTTCTTTAACTGTTTTTTTATATGGGGGCCAGCCCGGAAAAATTAAAAGCGTACTACCAATAGGGTGAACAGATACTCCGGCCAAGGGACTTGAAATTCACCCAGGTCCCTTAACCCGGATATTTTAGGCACCCCCCCCCGACCTAAGATAGCTGAAACCGGCCTACCATTGTACTAAGGTTTTCAGCCAGCCGGGACAATTCGCCAGCGCTGATATAAATCTGCCTGCTGCCGTTGCTCATCTCATCGGTTGCATTGCTGACATCGGTAATATCCTTTGTCACCTCAGCAGCCACAACAGAAGTCTGGGTTACATTTTCATTAACTTCCTGGATTCCCTGTGAGGCCTGGGCAACATTATTTGCTATCTCTTGGGTCGTGGCCGCCTGCTCTTCGATGGCAGAGGCAACAAAGGTAACGATTTCGTTTATCTCATTAATAATTTCCACGATGGATCCAATGGCGGTTACAGATTCATGGGTTGTTGTCTGAACCCCTGAAATTTTGTCGTTTATTTCCTTTGTTGCCTCGGCAGTCTGCTGGGCAAGTTCTTTAATCTCTGCTGCCACAACGGCAAATCCCTTGCCGGCCGCACCGGCCCTTGCCGCCTCAATGGTTGCGTTAAGGGCCAGCAGATTGGTCTGCTCGGATATGTCGGCAATGGTTTCTGTTACCTTAGTGATTTCAGATGCCGCCCGTCCAAGTTCATCTACCTTTAAGGATACCTGTTTTGCTGTTTCAACAGCCCTGGCCGTTGTTTCGCTGCCTTTGGCCGTGTTACCGGCAATTTCATTTATGGTGGAAGACATCTGCTCTGCTGCAGCGACAATCATTTGGATATTTACAGTCGTCTGTTCTGTGGCTGCTGCAACGGAATTCATATTGGTTGCCATTTCCTCGGCAGAAGCAGAGACATTATTGGACCTGTCCGCTGTCTGTTCCGAATTTGCCGTTATTTGCTCCGAAATGACAGATAACTCTGTTGCGGATGCCGTCAGGGTCTGTACGCCATCTGCAATATCCTTGAACATATGGATCAAATTTTCAGCCATATATTTCATGTTATTATACACACCTTTATCCTTTTTCGGATCAAATTTAACAGCCAGGTTACCGTTCGCAATACTGTTGGTAATATCTACGATATCTGCAGGATCCCCTCCAAGCTGGGAAACGACACTACGTCTGATAAAAAAGGCTGTTCCAACTCCCATGGCAATGGCCAGGAACGCAACCCCGATAATCAGCCGCTTGGCTTTGATAATTTGCAGATCTGTTTTTCGCTGCTGGCCGTCCAGGGACACCTTGACGGTATTCTGGACGTTTCGGGCGCATGCAACCAAGGTATCGTTAATTTCATTTTGTAAATTTTTCAATGTGTTAAGCTTGGAAAAAGCCTGACGATATGTATTTGCGGCCTCTGTTATCGGTCTTACAGACTTTCCTTTTGCGACGATTTCATCAAGTATACTGTTAACCTTGATGAAATAGGATTCCTCTCTGCGGACCAGAAAATTTTTTTCCTGACGACGGCATTCCAGCACCTGTTGAATAATAGCCTCTGTATTTTCAGCAATCTTCATTGAATTTATAATCTGACTTGGCTCTGCATTCCCAGCCATCAGGCGTTCACATTCATCACGATCTGCTTTAAGAACAGCCCTGGCGGCTGCTTCCATCTGACGTGCCGATGCCACCATTATTGCATCCGCTTCTTTTATACTGTTTTCCAAAGAAATATAGGTATCAAATGCCTGCCGGTATTTATCGGCCATCTTGACCATGTCATCCAACTGCAGAAGGGTTTCTGGATCAATTGAACGGGCCTTGATTGCTTCGATTTCTTCTTTGAGTAAATCCGATTGCTCGATGACGGCCTTGACATAGGACTCGTCACCTCTGAGGATGAAATTTTTTTCCTGCTGCCGCGACTCGTACATCGTCATCGTCAGATTCCCGGTGTCAATGGCATCGGTCATTTGCCTGACTACGCTTGAAAGTCTGTTAAGGCCTGCTGTTGAAGCCACCAGCATCAAAATCAAAATGACGCCGAATCCAGCACTGATTTTTGTTCCAAGTTTAATACGCGTTGACATGCTTTTTACTCTCCTGTTTAAACTATCGCCTTCAGACGGGCTGTTAGCCTTTAGCTGTTAAAAAATGAAAATTTTCATACTATTTAATTAGTTTCCTGTCTCGCCGGTGCCGTTTATCGTTTTTGATATCAATATTGACAGCTCCTTCATATTTACGGGTTTTAATAAGAATTCCTTGACATTAGAAGAATATGCCCACGCCTTTTTTTGATCTTTTTTAGATCCCGTACAGATAATTACAGGAATATCAGAATTAATCTTTTTCAGTTCCCGGGCCAACTCTTCACCTGTTAACTCAGGCATCGTCAGATCCGTGATCATCAGGTCGAATGTATTTGGATTGGTTTTCAATATCTCAAGAGCCTTAGCACTGCTTGTACAGACAGTGGTTTCATAACCGAGCCGCGGAAGAAACTTTTTCCCCATTTGTACAATCTGTTCTTCATCATCTACCAGCAGGATATGCCCCGTCCCTTTCATGCAATTATTTTCGGCAACCGGAAGTAATGTGGCTTCTGGGCATGAACCAAGAACAGGCAGGTATATGTAGAAACAGGTGCCTTTATCCGGCTCACTGATCACTTTAATGTCCCCGCCTGCTTTTTTAACGATTCCATGAACAACCGACAGGCCAAGCCCAGTACCTTTTCCAATTTTTTTAGTTGTAAAATAGGGCTCGAATATTTTCAGAGCAATCTCTTTGTCCATGCCGACGCCTGTATCGGAAACTGTCAATTGTAAGTATCTGCCAGGTTGCAGATCCAAAAAGCAGGGGAACTTATTTTCATCAATGTCCGTTTCACAAAGTTCAACGGTAAGTGTTCCGCTGCTGTTCTCCATCGATTGATATGCATTTGTGCACAAATTCATGATAACCTGATGAATCTGGGTGGGATCCGCCATGATGCGGCTACAGTTCATATCGATTTTTTGTACGATGTTAATGGTTTTGGGAATGGTTTCTCTTAAAAGGTTAAGCGTTTCCTTGACAATGGGTTGAACCAGTACAGCCATTGTTTCACCCTGGGTTTGCCTGCTGAACGAAAGAATCTGATTAATCAGTTTTTTCGCCCGGTCTGCTGCTTTAAGAATATTCATCAAATACTTATGGGAATCACTCTCTTTGGCAGCATCCATCAACAGGAGCTCAACATATCCCGTAATTGGGAAAAGGATATTGTTAAAATCATGGGCGATTCCGCTGGCCAAAATAGCGATGGACTCCATTCTCTGGGTCCGGATCATATGATCTTTCAACCGTATATTTTCGTTTTCAACGGATACTATTTCGGAAATATCGCCAATAACCACGATAAACCCTTCCGAGTGATCCGAGGCATCCAAAGGACAAGTTATGAATGAACAATGAAGATCTGTTCCATCCCTTTTGATGCACCGGCTTGTCGCCTTGAACGGTTTTAATTTGGTATCATCAGAATAGAGTATCTTACCCATCTTTTGATACGTGGCTTTATCCGGGTAAAACATTGACGTACTTTTCCCCACCAACTCATCATTGGAATACCCGAACATTGCATGCAAGGTCTCGTTTGCCCAGTAAATTTTGCGCTGTTTAGCCAGGCAGATCCCCACCGATGAGGCCTGGCTGATTGCACTGAGTTTCTGCTCATTGAATTTCAGTGACTGGGCATACAAACAGTATCTCTGACAGCTGCTTCTGAATAAAAGTATCCCTCCCGTCGAAAAGATGAGAACAATGAAGGACAGAGTATAGTCGTGGTATTTCTCTGTTTTTTCAATGATTGTATCAAGGGCGTTTTTCGGGGAACAAATCGCCACGGACCAGTTTGAATCCACTATTTTTACCGGCGAATAGGCCACGAGTTTTTCAATATATCCCTTTTGATTTCGATGCCATCCAGAGGTATATGTATCCGTACCTTCATGGCCCTGTATCATTTTTTGCTGAATTTTTTCTATTCTCTCATATGAAAAAGCCTGATTTTTTTCCTCCCTGGCGCCAAAACTGCTTTTGCCTTCAAATTCTTTAACGGGATGTATGAGAAAATAACCATCTGAATCCAGAACCCATGCATATTCAACAGCTTTATCGGATACAATAGGGGTTATAATCGTATTCAAAACACTTATCGGATCAAAGGATCCCACCAAAACACCTTGGATGCGGGGTGTCATTGAATCATTTTTACAAACGGGAATGGCGATCCTGATTCTTGGTTCATTTTTTTCATTGTAAAGAAAGCTGGAAATCGCTATTTTCCCAGTTGATAATGCTTTTTTATAATAATCCTCAACATCATATCTTTTTCCAATCAATTCCCCACGAAATCCTTCATTGGGATAAATAAATGTCAACATTCCCTTTGTATCTAAAAATCGTATGGAGGTAACTTTTTGCAACCCTTTATATCGATTATAAAACAATTCATCAAAATGCAGGATTGAAGACAACTCCTGGTCGGTATTTGCCATGAAATAGAGATCGGAAATAAATCGGTCAAAATATTTTTCAATAACGGATGCTACTAATTTTGTCTCCATCAACTGCTGAATGCCATACTGAGTGGCAGCCATATGCCGTAATTCACGTCGGCTATTTTTGTTGATATATATCGCAATGATCGTAACTATAATGATGACCAGGGTAATATAGAATAAAGACAGTTTTTGGGGCGCCCTCATTCCTTTTTTCGGAATATCCATAATTTCAATTCCCAGTTTTGTATTTTCAAACTCTATTTCAAACCCCAATAATTCCCGTCAATTAATCATCCCCAACAGGTCTTTCTTGACAGATATATTGTTATTCGACATTTTGCCCCGAATATTATGTTTCAACTTTGACATGTTTCGAAACATATCCGGTATTCCCACATGAGCGCAATGAGGGCAAAGCAAAATATATACCTAAAACTTTAAAACGACCTTGTAATTACAAATGTATAATCACAAGATTCAGTCGACCATTTTGGGGCATAACATATGACTGTACAGAAACTTGGGAACCGTAAGGAAAATTTGGTTTTTATATTAACTAAATAAAGTGTCCTTCATAGAGTATTAAGAGTCGGACGGAAAGGGGAAATCAACATTGAGCGGCTTTGATTGTTGTGATTGAATGTCACGATTATTTTCAACGTGTAAATTTTTTTGACAGTGGGTCAACCATATTGATCAAACAGCCTTTAAGAAATGGCTGGCAGTTAAATAATACCGATTGATGTACATGCCAATGATATTGTCGCATTATCAGATTCCCATGATCAGGTCGCCCCCAAAAAAAAATTGATGTCCAGCTGGCCGGGAGCTTGCAGATCTGGGTAAAGGCAACAAACAATTTTCAACTCTGTCCTATTTCAGACAGCGGTGATATAATATATTAAATTATGCGCATAGGAGCCTTGAACCGTAACGTTGTGATGGTTTAGTTTGGAGAACTATAAAAGGCTCAATCTCAGAGACATTTACCCCCGGGAGTATTGCCATGAAACAGAAACATCTTGTCGTTTTGGGGTTGATCTTCATTGTAGGCATTGCGTTGATAACAATTTTTCAATCCTCAAAAGAAACCACCCAAAGAAAAGCATCGCCCTCCATAAAAAAATATTCAGGCCAGAAACTCTCTTTAATGGTAAGTCAGTCCTTTCGCGTCGCAGGCAGATATCTCGCAGAAACATATAGGAATAAAACTGGCGCAATCGTAGAGATAACAATCGTTCCTTACGAAGAATTAGAGCAGCGTATCATTGACAACCATAATTCCAATTTTTCGCAGATAGATGTTACCATGTTCTGGTATGTCTACCTCGGGCGTCTTGCAAAAGCTGGAATTTTACTTGACCTCACTGATTTTATCGACACCAACAGAGTGGAAATAGAGCCAGACGATTTTATTCCAGTAATCTACGAGGCATACTCATCGTATGACGGCAAACGCTGGGGACTTCCATTTGACGGGGACACGCATACCCTTTTCTACAACAAATCAATCCTCAAACGGTATGGGCTCCTCCCCCCTCAATCCTGGGAAGAATACCTTAATATTTCTAAATTGATCACAGAAAAGGAAAAAAATATCGGAGTTTACGGAAGTGCCATTATGGCACAGCCGACTCCGATAATACTGTTATCAGCTTTTATGAATCGCCTAAGCTCCTATGGCGGCAAACTTCTGGATGTTAATAATAAACCGCTCCTGTCTTCTCCTGAGGCACTCAGGGCCCTCAAAGACTTGATGGAACAGTCAAAATATGCGTTACCAACCCCTATGGAGACAAGTTTTCAAATCTGTGTGGATGCCTTCCTCGCTGGTCAGGTTGCCATGGTAGAGCAATGGACTGATCTGGGGATCATGGCAGAAGATGATTCCAGGTCCCTTATACAGGGACAATGGGGTGTGCTGCCATTGCCGATGGGGGAGCAGCAAAGTTCCCCCATCTTATCTCTGAATGCAGGGTATTCATTAGGAATTCCAGCAAAATCAAACAATAAAGAGTTAGCCAAGGAATTCTTGCTCTATGCCACATCACCGACCACAAGTAAAGAACTCAGTTTAATTGTAGGAAGCAGCGGAGTCGATCCGGTACGTTTTTCTACTATAAATTCATCGGAATATGCCCAAATTGCGCCAGAGGTAAGTCGGTTGAAAAAAAAATATCTTCATCATGCAAAGGCTTGGCCGACCATACCCCAGATGCCTGAGATGATGTTTATATTAACCAAATACATTCATCTATCACTTGAGGGAATCCTCACTCCCGAGATTGCTTTAGAGAAAACTAACCAAGAGTGGGGAGTACTGCTTGCCGAGGGTTAAATGAGACTCCAGTATCGTCATAAGTTAATGCTTTTTATTAGCATGATCATTCTGTTTCTCACATCGACCATGATCCTGGTATCTATTGAGCCTCTCTCCAGAAGCAGCCATAATATCGCAACCCAGGTGGAGGCTATTGTATCAAAACAGGCAGAACTTTATCTCCGGCAAACTGTGAAACACCAGGCTGAAACGGTAGGCTATGCGATTAATCAAGCGCGTTCAGCGGTCGAACTGGCAGCAATCGTTTTAAGCAGAGAGCCTCATCTTGAGCAAACCACATTTGACGAGATACTCAAAAGCCTTCTTTTAAAAGGGGGTAATTTTTGTAAATATACATTTTTCATCCCGACAGATCATCAGAGAATGTATCTCTCAGGCAGACCTCCCCTGTTGCCTGTGCCATCTGAATATATCTTTCCAGCTACAGCTAAAAATCATGAGCAGACTCTTCCTCATTTTGATCCAGTAGGCCCTACCAAAGAAGCTGTACAGGATATTTATAGTCCAGTGTTTCGATCTGGATCCTTTATAGGGCATATAGGGGTGTCGATCTCCCTGCCTCGGCTCATTGGCTATTTCAGCGCCAAACAACCTGTACACGGCAGTTCTACTTTTATTCTTGATGATCGCAGAATTCTCTTGGCAGCCCCTCCCCACGCACGGATAAAACTGGTTCAAGCGTCGGTGGTCAGTCAACGCTCGCTTATCGATCTGAAAAAATATTGTGTGGCAGAAGCAGGGGATATTTTGGAGAAGATGGCCTTGGGTGCTGAAAATATTGAACAAGTAGTGTTACAAAACAGTTACTATTTAATAACCTATACGCCAATAAAAGGAAGTAAATGGCGATTAGGTATTATTGCTCCCAGGGAGATTATTGCACAAGCCTCAAAACAAATTAAGTCATTTTTTTCAAAGGAAATGCACAATCTTGCAATTGTTCTGCTCATCTGGATCAGTATAGCCCTTGCTTTTTTTCTAATTGTCGGCAACATCCTCTCAAAACATTTTACCGAGCCGATAAGTAAAATGGCGAGACATGCTGGTAGACTAAAAAATGGCGAATTTAAGCAGAAAATAGAAATTGACAGAAATGACGAGGTTGGTGACCTGGCAATTTCTTTCAATAGCATGGCAAATGAACTGGAACGATCCTTTGAATTCATGGAACAAAAAATCCAGGAGCGAACCATGGAGTTATCCGAAGCTAATGATGCATTAACGGATAGTGAAGCGAGGTACAAAAGCCTCTCTGATGCAGCCTTTGAAGGAATTATAATTAGCCAGAACGGAATAATTCTGGAGGTCAACAAAGAAGCATGCCGTATGACAAATCATCAACCTTCTGACTTCATCGGTAAAAGGTTGACCCATTTCGTCCCCCCTGAAGAGATTGAGAAAGTTGAGAATTTTGTATTGACCGGTTCAGAACAAACTTATGAGACGTTTGCGCTGCGTAAA is a genomic window of uncultured Desulfobacter sp. containing:
- a CDS encoding DUF2442 domain-containing protein codes for the protein MNSLKPLGKNISGVEVTNISTHGIWLLSGDKELFLSYDQFPWFKDVPIGKIINVEEPSLGHFYWPDLDVDLGIESIEHPERFPLVSKGNAISSNLETA
- a CDS encoding putative transposase, with the translated sequence MGTNGSINKKAALLEEVEQYEAELSNIKSKIKEVSKHITWGNLEDQDKFMHLLPNRKRLMDTVKMIAYRAETSMAGILKSETIDMPAARRLLQDLYATEADLLPDTENKVLTVRVHNASRPAANKAFIRLFDELNSAELCYPGTNMKMEYVLALNESG
- a CDS encoding methyl-accepting chemotaxis protein translates to MSTRIKLGTKISAGFGVILILMLVASTAGLNRLSSVVRQMTDAIDTGNLTMTMYESRQQEKNFILRGDESYVKAVIEQSDLLKEEIEAIKARSIDPETLLQLDDMVKMADKYRQAFDTYISLENSIKEADAIMVASARQMEAAARAVLKADRDECERLMAGNAEPSQIINSMKIAENTEAIIQQVLECRRQEKNFLVRREESYFIKVNSILDEIVAKGKSVRPITEAANTYRQAFSKLNTLKNLQNEINDTLVACARNVQNTVKVSLDGQQRKTDLQIIKAKRLIIGVAFLAIAMGVGTAFFIRRSVVSQLGGDPADIVDITNSIANGNLAVKFDPKKDKGVYNNMKYMAENLIHMFKDIADGVQTLTASATELSVISEQITANSEQTADRSNNVSASAEEMATNMNSVAAATEQTTVNIQMIVAAAEQMSSTINEIAGNTAKGSETTARAVETAKQVSLKVDELGRAASEITKVTETIADISEQTNLLALNATIEAARAGAAGKGFAVVAAEIKELAQQTAEATKEINDKISGVQTTTHESVTAIGSIVEIINEINEIVTFVASAIEEQAATTQEIANNVAQASQGIQEVNENVTQTSVVAAEVTKDITDVSNATDEMSNGSRQIYISAGELSRLAENLSTMVGRFQLS
- a CDS encoding ATP-binding protein produces the protein MDIPKKGMRAPQKLSLFYITLVIIIVTIIAIYINKNSRRELRHMAATQYGIQQLMETKLVASVIEKYFDRFISDLYFMANTDQELSSILHFDELFYNRYKGLQKVTSIRFLDTKGMLTFIYPNEGFRGELIGKRYDVEDYYKKALSTGKIAISSFLYNEKNEPRIRIAIPVCKNDSMTPRIQGVLVGSFDPISVLNTIITPIVSDKAVEYAWVLDSDGYFLIHPVKEFEGKSSFGAREEKNQAFSYERIEKIQQKMIQGHEGTDTYTSGWHRNQKGYIEKLVAYSPVKIVDSNWSVAICSPKNALDTIIEKTEKYHDYTLSFIVLIFSTGGILLFRSSCQRYCLYAQSLKFNEQKLSAISQASSVGICLAKQRKIYWANETLHAMFGYSNDELVGKSTSMFYPDKATYQKMGKILYSDDTKLKPFKATSRCIKRDGTDLHCSFITCPLDASDHSEGFIVVIGDISEIVSVENENIRLKDHMIRTQRMESIAILASGIAHDFNNILFPITGYVELLLMDAAKESDSHKYLMNILKAADRAKKLINQILSFSRQTQGETMAVLVQPIVKETLNLLRETIPKTINIVQKIDMNCSRIMADPTQIHQVIMNLCTNAYQSMENSSGTLTVELCETDIDENKFPCFLDLQPGRYLQLTVSDTGVGMDKEIALKIFEPYFTTKKIGKGTGLGLSVVHGIVKKAGGDIKVISEPDKGTCFYIYLPVLGSCPEATLLPVAENNCMKGTGHILLVDDEEQIVQMGKKFLPRLGYETTVCTSSAKALEILKTNPNTFDLMITDLTMPELTGEELARELKKINSDIPVIICTGSKKDQKKAWAYSSNVKEFLLKPVNMKELSILISKTINGTGETGN
- a CDS encoding sugar ABC transporter substrate-binding protein, coding for MKQKHLVVLGLIFIVGIALITIFQSSKETTQRKASPSIKKYSGQKLSLMVSQSFRVAGRYLAETYRNKTGAIVEITIVPYEELEQRIIDNHNSNFSQIDVTMFWYVYLGRLAKAGILLDLTDFIDTNRVEIEPDDFIPVIYEAYSSYDGKRWGLPFDGDTHTLFYNKSILKRYGLLPPQSWEEYLNISKLITEKEKNIGVYGSAIMAQPTPIILLSAFMNRLSSYGGKLLDVNNKPLLSSPEALRALKDLMEQSKYALPTPMETSFQICVDAFLAGQVAMVEQWTDLGIMAEDDSRSLIQGQWGVLPLPMGEQQSSPILSLNAGYSLGIPAKSNNKELAKEFLLYATSPTTSKELSLIVGSSGVDPVRFSTINSSEYAQIAPEVSRLKKKYLHHAKAWPTIPQMPEMMFILTKYIHLSLEGILTPEIALEKTNQEWGVLLAEG
- a CDS encoding PAS domain S-box protein translates to MRLQYRHKLMLFISMIILFLTSTMILVSIEPLSRSSHNIATQVEAIVSKQAELYLRQTVKHQAETVGYAINQARSAVELAAIVLSREPHLEQTTFDEILKSLLLKGGNFCKYTFFIPTDHQRMYLSGRPPLLPVPSEYIFPATAKNHEQTLPHFDPVGPTKEAVQDIYSPVFRSGSFIGHIGVSISLPRLIGYFSAKQPVHGSSTFILDDRRILLAAPPHARIKLVQASVVSQRSLIDLKKYCVAEAGDILEKMALGAENIEQVVLQNSYYLITYTPIKGSKWRLGIIAPREIIAQASKQIKSFFSKEMHNLAIVLLIWISIALAFFLIVGNILSKHFTEPISKMARHAGRLKNGEFKQKIEIDRNDEVGDLAISFNSMANELERSFEFMEQKIQERTMELSEANDALTDSEARYKSLSDAAFEGIIISQNGIILEVNKEACRMTNHQPSDFIGKRLTHFVPPEEIEKVENFVLTGSEQTYETFALRKDNSIFPIEISAKMITYKGKLGRVTAVRDLTDKKLAEEQIKTLQGIIPICMHCKEIRDDKGYWNKLEKYISEHSDVQFSHSICDECLEKLYPEDDDLE